TATAATTCATACTAGTCATGTCTCATCAACTATACAAACAGGGAATAATATAATCGAGTAGCCTTTTTTACTGATTAACTCCGTCATCAAGGTTTGTGTCAGGTTAAAGAAAAGCTATGAGATTGTCAAAACCTCAATAGTAGGTGTAAAAAGGACAGATATGTTTAAGGTTATTAGGGTCAATTAAATCTCTATCATACTACTGACAGTAATCCTGTAATAAGTGCTGTCTTTTGCAAGACACTACCAACTTGCAAATCTATTGCGTGCCTATATCAAAGTTAGAGATTGTTTGTATAAAAAATACGATTAACTGCATCTACCCACGCGTCTACATACACCTATACATACATGAAAACGACATTCAATTTGTCACGTTTTTATAAAGCATGTAACCCAAGCTACACGCTTAATATAAGCAACGTGCTAGATCGCCAGTATTACATAGATTTTGCTGATGTCCGTGGTTGTAAGATTGTCGAAGAATTGCAACGGACTATAGTTCGGATTTCTCCTGATGAGCCAACCTGTCAGTTATTTACGGGTCACATTGGCTGCGGTAAATCAACGGAATTGCAGCGCCTGAAAACAGAACTAGAATTGGCAGGATTTCATGTGGTTTATTTTGAGTCCAGTCAAGACTTAGACATGGCGGATATTGATATCAGCGATATTTTGCTGAGTGTAGCCCGTCAAGTCAGTGCCAGTTTAGAAGGCATTAACATCAAACTCAAAGGTGGTTACTTTACCAATTTGTTTAAAGAAGTAGGCGATTTTTTACAAAGCCCCATAGAGCTTTCTGGACAAGCAGAATTATCCTTAGGTATTGCCAAAATTACCGCCAAAACCAAAGATAGTACCCAGATGCGGAATCAACTGAGGCAATATTTGGAACCACGTACCAATAGTATTTTGCAAGCGATTAACGAAGAAATTTTAGAAAGGGCTGTTGAACAATTAAAGCTGCGGGGTCAAAAAGGACTGGTAGTGATCGTAGATAATTTGGATCGAGTCGATATGCGTCCCTTAGCATCAGGGCGATCGCAACCAGAATATCTCTTTATCGACCGAGGCGAACAGCTACGCCGACTCAAATGCCACCTAGTTTACACCATTCCTCTAACGTTAATTTTCTCTAATGAGTATGAGACATTAAAAAATCGCTTGGGGGGAGGGATTGCACCAAAAGTACTACCAATGGTATTGGTGCGGCAAAGAGATGGCAGTGATTACGAACCAGGGATGTCACTAGTACGCCAGTTAGTTTTAGCAAGAGCTTTTCCAGAAGTTTCTTTGAATGAAAGGCTTTTATTAATTACAGAATTATTCGATCATTCCCAAACCTTGGATCGGATATGTCGAGTTAGCGGTGGCCACATTCGCAACTTATTGGGTTTACTTTATAGCTGCCTGCAACGACAAGATCCACCTTTTTCTAGAGAATGCTTAGAAGCTGTGATTAAAGACTACCGCGACGATCTGCTATTAGCTATTGATGAATCCCAGTGGGAATTATTGTTTGAAGTAGTGCAACAACAGAGAGTTAAAGGTGAGTCTGACTATCAAAGCTTACTACGAAGCATGTATTTGTTTGAATATCGTGACCCTCTGGGGCGCTGGTTTGGTATCAGTCCAGCCCTAGCAGAAACAGAAAAAGTTTTAGCTTGGCAACAAAAAAAGTAATAGTGCTGGGTAAGTTAATAGTCATTAGTCCTTTGTCCTTTGCCATTGGACTAATTACTCATGTCTATGCCCAATACTTCTCTACGGAAGGCTGCGCCCTAAGCGTAGCTATGCCGCAGGCTTTACGGCTTCTCTACAAGACGCTACGCGAATGCTCAGTACAAATGTCCCATGTCAAATGCTCAATAAAAAATGACTACTGACAAGCAGCTACACGTTTACACAAAAGAAAATCAGCATTCCTTGCAAAGACTGATGAGAGCGATCGCACTTTCTGAAGGTCAATTTGCCCTAATTTTAGTTCGGTGTAACTATGGGCAATTACGTGAACAAATGTTAGAAAATATTCGCTCCATCACCAAAGATATCAATATCAGAGAAATTGTCCTCAATTCATCAACAACTTCCTTACACAACACAATAGTCTCAGAACTATCCTTAGATAATCCCGCTGTCCTCACAGACTCTTTGCCAGCTGCTGTTATGGTTTTTGGTATTGAGTCAGCAATCGACCTAGAAAACTTGCTTACAGGCATTAACCAAGCGCGAGATATCTATGCCGCAACTTTTCCATTCCCAGTAGTGTTGTGGCTACAAGATGAAGTTGCATCATTGTTGTCCAGATTAGCACCTGATTTTAAAAGTTGGGCTGCAACCACGATTAAATTTGAAATGGCAAAAGCAGATTTGATTGCTTTGATCCACCAAGAAGCAGAATCTCTATTTGCCAAAGTTTTAGAAGCAGGTGCTGAAACATTTTTATCTAATGCTTCCCTAGATTTAGATCCGAAGTCTCAACACCGCCATGAAATAGAATCAGCCCGTAATGATTTGCTGCGCCTATATGGTATTCAATTAACACCAGGATTAGAAGCTAGTTTAGAATTTGTGTTAGGACGAGATAAATATGCCAACGATCAAATTAATGGTGCTTTAGGCAATTATCAAAGAAGCCTAGCATTATGGCAGCAGGAAACGAAGAGAGTAGCTGAGTTGGAGAGTAATTCTTCTTTACCTCTCTCATGTCCTCACCCTACTCCTCCCTCGCCTTTACTCAAGCAAGCAATAGTACTATTCCACCTGGGACTGTGTTATCACCGCATGGCAGACTTACACCACAATAGTAATAGTCGGTATTGTGAACATGCTCTCTTGTGGTTTCAACAATGCTTGGACGTATTGGAGGAGGTACAAAGAGAAGACTTAGTGGCTAAATTTATTTTGCCTGCTTGTGAAATGCTGCAACGTTTACAAGCTTGGGACGACTTAAAAAAATTAGCTCAAAAGTCATTACTTATACATAAAATCTATGGAACTCCTGCACAAATTGCTCAAAATTATGGTTTTTTGGCAAATGTGGCAGTTTCAGAGTCGAATTGGGTACTAGCTCATGAATTAGCGAATGCGGCACTTTCTATTTCCGAAGAAGCAACAGAAGTTTCTCTGCGAGATGCTTTGCGAACACGACGACAAGAAAGTTGGCATCTTCTGTTGCTTGCACGTACACAGCGACATCTAGGTGAATCAGAAGAAGCGATCAATAACCTGGAATGGGCGAGGGTAGTTTGTGAGCTACAACATCAGCCATCACTGTATTTAGAGATATTAGAGGAACTGCGATCACTTTACTTTTTTGAGCGTCATAACTATACAGAAGCCTTTAAACTCAAGCAAGAAAAAATTCAGATAGAACATCAGTATGGATTTCGTGCCTTCATTGGGGCAAGTCAATTACAGCCGCAACGATCTAGAATTAACCCAGTATTGGAACCTCAAAAAATACCGTTTATTCCTGAAGGAGTTGCCCAAGAAATATCAGCTTCAGGACGACAGCAAGATGTCAATCGTTTGATTGAAAGAATTAGTCGTGCTGACTATAAACTTACAGTAATTTATGGTCCATCGGGCGTAGGTAAAAGTTCAATTCTCAAAGCTGGTTTAGTACCAGCCCTGACAGGAAAAGTTATCGGAGAACGCATTCCTATACCTATTGTTTTGTCTGTTTATACTGATTGGCTCACAGTCTTAATCAGCAGTCTCAACCAAGCGTTGGCATACACAGGAATATCAGTTAATTCTGACTCTACATCCAGTATACTGCTAGAAAAAATTCGTTTAGCAACCGAGCGCAATTATACAATAATTCTCATATTAGACCAGTTTGAAGAATTATTTTTTATTAGCAATCCTCCTACACAAAGAATTGAATTTTATCAATTATTTAGTGGGTGTTTAAATATTTCATTTGTAAAAATTATCCTTTCATTAAGAGAAGATTACTTACATCATTTATTAGAATTTGAACGTTTGAGCCAAAAAAATAGTATTGGACTATATGATTTAGGTGTAATTAATAAAAATATTCTCGATAAGGACATTCGCTACTATTTAGGAAAATTCTCTAGCCAGGATGCTAAAGCCATAATTCAAAGTCTTACTCAACGTTCTCATTATGAACTAAGTGATGAATTAATTAACCGATTAGTCCAGGATTTGACAGGAGAACTAGATGAAGTACATCCAATTGAATTACAAATAGTTGGCGCTCAACTACAAATAGAAAATATTACTACCCTTGGAGAATACAAGCTTTGCGGTGGCTCGGCAAAATTGGTTGAACGCTGGCTAGGGGAAGTGATCGAAGACTGCGGCCCGGAGAATGAAGAGTTAAGTTGGAAATTATTATTTGAGTTAACTGATGAGAAAGGGACGCGACCGTTAAAAAGTAAAGCTGATTTAGCGGCTGCATTAGTTAATAACCATGATATAGATACAATATCAAGCTTTGACATAGTTGGGGAACTGATTTTAGAAATATTGGTGGGTTCAGGTTTGGTGTTGCGAGTTAGAGAGGAATTAGGCGATCGCTACCAGCTAGTTCATGATTATTTAGTTGAACCAATTCGCCAAAAAAACAACTATGGTATGCTCGCCGAGTTTGAAAAAATCAAACTTGAAAAAATTAGAGCAGAAGTAGCCCAACAACTGAGTCAAAAGCAACTCAATTTGGTGTTGCAACGCCGACTGCGAGAAGCACGGTTTGTAGGCGCAATGCTGGCAATCATGGGGGGAACAATAGCAGCATTATGGTGGCAAGCTGACTTGCAAAAAACAGCAGCAATTCACCAAACTCTGCGAGCTGAACGCAGTGAAACCAACTTGAGGATTAGTGGAATCACGGCTGCTAGCGAAGCTCTATTTGCGTCTAATAAAGAGTTTGATGCTTTATTAGAAAGTTTGCGAGCTTGGAGAGAACTAAAACAGGCAGATGGAGTGCAACCAGATACC
The Nostoc punctiforme PCC 73102 genome window above contains:
- a CDS encoding P-loop NTPase fold protein, whose protein sequence is MKTTFNLSRFYKACNPSYTLNISNVLDRQYYIDFADVRGCKIVEELQRTIVRISPDEPTCQLFTGHIGCGKSTELQRLKTELELAGFHVVYFESSQDLDMADIDISDILLSVARQVSASLEGINIKLKGGYFTNLFKEVGDFLQSPIELSGQAELSLGIAKITAKTKDSTQMRNQLRQYLEPRTNSILQAINEEILERAVEQLKLRGQKGLVVIVDNLDRVDMRPLASGRSQPEYLFIDRGEQLRRLKCHLVYTIPLTLIFSNEYETLKNRLGGGIAPKVLPMVLVRQRDGSDYEPGMSLVRQLVLARAFPEVSLNERLLLITELFDHSQTLDRICRVSGGHIRNLLGLLYSCLQRQDPPFSRECLEAVIKDYRDDLLLAIDESQWELLFEVVQQQRVKGESDYQSLLRSMYLFEYRDPLGRWFGISPALAETEKVLAWQQKK